From the Lolium rigidum isolate FL_2022 chromosome 2, APGP_CSIRO_Lrig_0.1, whole genome shotgun sequence genome, one window contains:
- the LOC124692236 gene encoding protein FAR1-RELATED SEQUENCE 5-like gives MEVAKSPNLEQSGVQMDGELPTLAADNHIEQVTGAVPTTNPRGVVMTGKVAKSNNSGKIAENPTNKRVIYIVAGDDGSHVPTLRQVKLHGEKATKSDAKTIAAAARNLFKGAAGKQPVRRGTVHLSSDICQEQSTEVIDEDAERISAVQFEKSTNSVDHSPQNAQEQNVLHDIMEINETSSSDTSSESDLETSSGSESEKETGRFFYPSPEVLDIAKQPEVGMKFPTLEYAHEFYNTYALQTGFVAVRGRNYKRQKFQLDCNRSGKGRLVDNPNRQRKRKRNIIQKTNCQAKVIVKLVNGQWELTAVQNEHNHPLCPSPSFAKFLMSKKHMSAEERSFSRVLQQCRVPPKKIMKIIKRMRGSFGKIPSEEKQAGNVQTAEQRRKANSDVEKTLNRFMELQLRDPCFFYTMQKDGDNIVRSIFWTNARSRMDYETFGDFISFDTTCSTNRHNMPFTPIIGINNYGRTIVLGCALLQDQRAETYKWMLHTFLQEMGGNMPRVIITNQDEGMAKAIAEVMPQVRHRFCKWDVMGKAQEKLAALAARGNIKGELDNLVDNSLIETEFEEGWSALIERYDASENEYLQFMWQTRKKWAPVYFREDFYPFIVSAGGSQGTISLFKGNVLPKDRIEKFIEKYEEIQDMIIKMDEEDGLQSGTEPSCFSLQPIERHAAHIYTRQIFLKVQKELLHSTAFKVQEIQRDALYRLEKVFNYENPEYDRNSFEVLVEPGTNVFNCQCAKFSRDGILCCHIFRLLTQFGICEIPEKYIVPRWTDKYDEQLKQYKEKCLEIQQSDNTMRYAMLMSKVSDIGKQICGDSAKCNMLMVELDKIQEKMAAMTVENLENNHC, from the exons ATGGAG GTGGCCAAGTCCCCAAATCTGGAACAGTCGGGTGTTCAAATGGATGGCGAGCTACCGACGCTTGCAGCGGATAATCACATTGAGCAAGTGACAGGAGCTGTTCCCACAACCAATCCCAGAGGA GTTGTAATGACAGGAAAGGTTGCGAAATCCAACAATTCAGGGAAGATCGCAGAGAACCCCACAAACAAGAGAGTGATATATATTGTAGCTGGCGATGATGGTTCCCATGTACCCACCTTGCGCCAAGTAAAGCTGCATGGAGAAAAG GCCACTAAGAGTGACGCGAAAACTATAGCAGCCGCTGCACGCAACTTGTTTAAG GGGGCTGCTGGCAAACAACCAGTGAGACGAGGAACAGTACACCTGAGCAGTGATATTTGTCAG GAACAATCAACAGAGGTCATTGATGAAGATGCAGAAAGGATATCGGCAGTTCAATTCGAGAAAAGTACTAACTCTGTGGACCATTCACCGCAGAATGCTCAAGAGCAAAACGTGTTGCATGATATTATGGAAATCAATGAAACATCTAGCAGCGATACAAGCAGTGAAAGTGATTTAGAGACCAGCTCAGGCAGTGAGTCAGAAAAAGAAACAGGGAGGTTCTTCTATCCTAGTCCTGAGGTACTGGATATTGCAAAGCAACCAGAGGTTGGAATGAAATTCCCAACCCTCGAATATGCACACGAGTTCTATAACACATATGCTCTCCAAACTGGTTTTGTGGCAGTTAGGGGcagaaattacaagagacagaagTTTCAGCTAGACTGCAACAGGAGTGGCAAAGGAAGGCTAGTTGACAACCCTAACAGGCAGAGGAAGAGGAAAAGAAATATTATACAGAAGACAAATTGCCAAGCTAAGGTGATAGTGAAGCTTGTTAATGGACAATGGGAGCTCACAGCAGTTCAGAATGAGCATAACCATCCTTTATGTCCAAGCCCTTCGTTTGCTAAATTCTTAATGAGCAAAAAACACATGTCAGCTGAAGAAAGGTCATTTTCAAGAGTTCTTCAACAATGTAGGGTACCTCCCAAAAAAATTATGAAGATTATAAAAAGAATGAGAGGAAGCTTTGGGAAAATACCATCAGAAGAAAAACAGGCAGGCAATGTGCAGACTGCAGAACAACGGAGAAAAGCAAACTCAGATGTCGAGAAAACATTGAACCGCTTCATGGAATTGCAGCTCCGGGACCCCTGTTTTTTCTACACTATGCAAAAAGATGGAGACAACATAGTTCGGAGTATTTTCTGGACTAATgcgaggtcaaggatggattatgAGACCTTTGGTGATTTCATATCATTTGATACCACCTGTAGCACAAATAGGCACAATATGCCTTTCACTCCTATCATTGGTATAAATAACTACGGAAGAACAATCGTGTTAGGATGTGCCTTGCTGCAAGATCAGAGAGCTGAAACCTACAAATGGATGTTACACACTTTTTTGCAAGAGATGGGAGGTAACATGCCAAGAGTAATCATAACAAACCAGGATGAAGGCATGGCAAAAGCAATTGCAGAGGTCATGCCACAAGTGAGGCACCGGTTTTGCAAATGGGATGTAATGGGGAAAGCACAGGAAAAGCTAGCAGCATTGGCAGCAAGGGGCAACATAAAAGGAGAGCTGGATAACTTGGTTGACAATTCACTGATAGAAACAGAATTTGAAGAAGGATGGAGTGCACTCATCGAGAGATATGATGCAAGTGAAAATGAGTACCTACAATTCATGTGGCAAACAAGGAAAAAGTGGGCGCCTGTTTATTTCAGAGAAGATTTCTATCCTTTTATCGTGTCAGCTGGAGGTAGCCAGGGAACAATCTCATTATTCAAAGGGAATGTGCTTCCCAAGGATAGAATAGAGAAGTTCATAGAAAAATATGAGGAGATTCAAGATATGATAATAAAAATGGATGAGGAAGATGGATTACAATCTGGAACagaaccttcatgcttctcattgcAGCCAATAGAAAGGCATGCAGCACATATTTACACAAGGCAAATATTTCTGAAAGTGCAGAAGGAACTGCTTCATTCTACAGCATTCAAAGTGCAGGAGATACAAAGGGATGCTTTGTATAGACTGGAGAAGGTTTTCAATTATGAGAACCCAGAGTATGATAGAAATTCATTCGAAGTGCTAGTTGAGCCTGGCACCAATGTATTCAATTGCCAATGCGCGAAATTTTCCAGGGATGGAATACTGTGCTGCCACATATTCAGACTTCTCACACAGTTTGGAATCTGTGAAATACCAGAAAAATACATAGTGCCCAGATGGACTGACAAGTATGATGAACAGCTAAAacagtacaaggaaaaatgctTGGAGATACAACAGTCAGATAATACAATGAGATATGCAATGTTAATGAGTAAAGTATCTGACATTGGCAAACAAATATGCGGTGATAGTGCAAAATGCAACATGCTCATGGTGGAGTTAGACAAAATTCAAGAAAAAATGGCAGCTATGACAGTTGAAAATCTGGAAAATAATCACTGTTAG